The following are encoded together in the Notolabrus celidotus isolate fNotCel1 chromosome 9, fNotCel1.pri, whole genome shotgun sequence genome:
- the LOC117818378 gene encoding zinc finger protein 260-like — protein sequence MSKVECLKEFVIERLTAAAEEIFRVFKRTIVEYEEEIDRQKRLLDIILKPDIKLSRIELPQQHVCKEDKGPSDQHLCNQERSSSLDQEDPEPPEIKEEQEELCTSQEEEKGVETCMLTSIYEESFHSKDHTVCLNHELTPNVAQAGTFISRSVCSSVVPEPNTEHQLFSHQTETRDPTGGKHGDSGLTTNAEPKPKKHGIHSFIWSPAYQGRNHSNTKPIAFFQSSLIPRSQDQRVHRIENSGTTASGETELICPLPKNNCNSRSPYNFQTHQGIQGSKEHCLCKICGRAFQFGAHFMAHLRTHTGDRPFLCRICGKGFYDTSALNRHIRTHTGEKPYPCKTCGKRFYYTSALNRHIRTHTGEKPCLCKTCGKRFSQISGLNRHIRTHTGETPYSCQTCGRAFRYSFTLNTHIRKVHTGELQGY from the exons atgtccaaAGTTGAGTGTTTGAAAGAGTTTGTAATCGAGCggctgactgctgctgctgaagaaatattcagagtttttaaaagaactATCGTCGAGTACGAGGAGGAGATAGATCGTCAGAAGAGGCTGCTGGATATAATTTTGAAACCTGATATAAAGTTATCCCGTATAG AGCTCCCACAGCAACATGTCTGTAAGGAGGACAAGGGTCCTTCCGACCAGCACCTCTGTAACCAGGAGAGGAGCTCCAGCCTGGACCAAGAGGACCCAGAACCTCCAGAGATcaaagaggaacaggaggaactcTGCACCAgtcaggaggaagagaagggggTTGAGACTTGTATGCTGACTTCTATCTATGAGGAAAGTTTCCACAGCAAAGACCATACTGTGTGTTTGAATCATGAGTTAACTCCCAATGTAGCACAGGCTGGAACTTTTATCAGCAGGTCTGTTTGTAGCTCTGttgtaccagaaccaaacactgAGCACCAGCTCTTCAGTCATCAAACTGAGACCCGAGATCCCACAGGAGGCAAGCATGGAGACTCAGGACTAACAACGAATGCAGAGCCCAAACCAAAGAAGCACGGTATTCATTCCTTCATTTGGAGTCCAGCTTATCAGGGAAGAAACCACAGCAACACAAAACCAATAGCTTTCTTCCAAAGCTCTCTTATCCCACGGAGCCAAGATCAGAGAGTTCATAGGATTGAAAACTCAGGAACGACTGCAAGTGGAGAAACAGAACTAATATGTCCACTTCCCAAAAACAACTGTAACAGTAGGAGTCCGTACAACTTTCAGACTCACCAAGGCATCCAAGGAAGTAAAGAGCATTGTTTGTGCAAAATATGTGGAAGGGCTTTTCAGTTCGGGGCACACTTCATGGCACATTTACGAACCCACACTGGTGATAGGCCATTCCTCTGTAGGATCTGTGGGAAAGGATTTTATGACACTTCAGCACTGAATAGGCACATCAGAACCCACACAGGGGAAAAGCCATACCCTTGCAAGACCTGCGGGAAAAGGTTTTATTACACTTCGGCATTAAACAGACACATTAGAACCCACACAGGGGAGAAGCCGTGTCTTTGCAAAACCTGTGGTAAGAGATTCTCTCAGATTTCTGGACTGAATAGACACATtagaacacacacaggtgagacgcCGTATTCATGCCAAACATGCGGGAGAGCATTCAGGTATAGTTTTACCTTGAATACACACATAAGAAAAGTTCACACTGGTGAGCTGCAAGGATATTGA
- the LOC117818382 gene encoding zinc finger protein 37A-like has protein sequence MSSVKGLREFVNERLTAAAEEIFRAFQRSIVEYEEEIDRQRRLLDTVLNPEIKLHNIGLHQQNVFREEEDLSCKQLYNQERNSSPDQEDPEPQQIKEEQEEVCSSQEGEQLDLKQEMDAFILTSTYDESNQSEPEMKTNKWFLSQNSYVAEYQDHEDGQHELNTVSERDPEPELKNQHHESTSHNSSWSQPTLQTHLSIQTGERSHLCPICGKASTCNSKLSLHMRTHTGERPYHCITCGRRFCDITGLKRHLRIHTGEKPYPCETCGKEFRHGNALKVHMRTHTGEKPYFCQTCEKRFYDLSALKRHCRIHTGEKPFTCKTCGKAFKQSSSLMIHMRTHMGERI, from the exons ATGTCTTCAGTGAAGGGTTTGAGAGAGTTTGTCAACGAGCggctgactgctgctgctgaggagatATTCAGAGCTTTTCAAAGAAGTATCGTCGAGTACGAGGAAGAGATAGACCGTCAGCGCAGACTACTGGACACCGTTCTGAACCCCGAAATTAAGTTACACAATATAG GGCTGCATCAGCAAAATgttttcagagaggaggaggatctctCCTGCAAGCAGCTTTATAACCAGGAGAGAAACTCCAGTCCAGACCAGGAGGACCCAGAGCCTCAACAGATTAAAGAGGAACAAGAGGAAGTCTGCAGTagtcaggagggagagcagctcgACCTCAAGCAGGAGatggatgcttttattttgacctcAACTTACGATGAGAGCAACCAAAGTGAGCCAGAAATGAAAACTAATAAATGGTTTCTCTCTCAAAACTCTTATGTGGCCGAGTACCAAGACCACGAAGATGGCCAGCATGAGTTAAATACAGTATCAGAAAGAGATCCTGAGCCAGAGCTTAAAAACCAACATCATGAAAGCACTTCTCACaatagcagctggagtcagcCTACGTTACAGACACACCTGAGCATCCAAACAGGTGAGAGGTCTCATTTGTGCCCAATATGTGGGAAAGCTTCCACGTGCAATTCAAAATTGAGTTTGCACATGAGAACCCACACAGGCGAGAGACCGTACCATTGCATAACGTGTGGGAGAAGATTCTGTGATATCACAGGATTGAAAAGGCATTTAAGAATCCACACAGGTGAGAAGCCGTATCCATGTGAAACCTGTGGGAAAGAATTCAGACATGGAAATGCCTTGAAAGTCCACATGAGGACCCACACGGGGGAGAAGCCATATTTTTGCCAGACCTGTGAGAAAAGATTCTATGATCTTTCAGCGCTGAAGAGGCACTGTCGGATTCACACGGGAGAAAAGCCTTTCACCTGCAAAACATGTGGGAAagctttcaaacagagcagctctCTGATGATACACATGAGAACCCACATGGGAGAGAGGATATAG
- the LOC117818377 gene encoding gastrula zinc finger protein XlCGF57.1-like, which produces MSSVDYLRQFVSERLTAAAEEIFVVFERIIVDYEGAMDRQRRLLDVVLNPEIKLNRIELPQQHVSTEEREEVPTGPQPCNQDKSSSPHPGEPEPPEIKEEQEEHEEEEQEKHCSSQEGERLELKQEIDSFVFNPSYEESDQSEPELNAYNEVISSSSQVAESQDQKGDKCGEFESESNEEQQPETSLGYSYNEYNLDMSEINPDTHMGKKTFQCDTCEKEFTCKSKLQRHQRTHTGEKPYLCNTCGKGFCDVSVLRRHMSVHTGEKPCFCPTCGKRFSDLSVLRRHMSIHTGEKPFTCKICGKDFRLSSVLKVHMRTHTGEKPHICKTCGKRFCELSVLVKHMRVHTGEKPFTCKTCGKDFRQSSYLIVHMRTHTGEKPYTCKTCDKRFSDISVLIRHMKTHTGEKPHLCKTCGKCFSDLSVLKTHMSIHTGEKPFTCRICGKDFRLRCVLKVHMRTHTGEKPHLCKTCSKTFSDLSVLRRHMSIHTGEKPFVCQICGRAFRHNSYLTVHMRTHSEERPFVCKTCGRDFRHMNSLVNHMKTHTE; this is translated from the exons ATGTCTTCGGTGGATTATTTGAGACAGTTTGTCAGTGAGCGTCTAACTGCGGCCGCAGAGGAAATATTCGTCGTTTTTGAGAGAATAATCGTCGACTACGAGGGAGCGATGGATCGTCAGCGCAGGCTGCTGGATGTCGTTTTAAACCCCGAAATAAAGTTAAACAGGATAG AGCTCCCACAGCAGCATGTCAgtacagaagagagagaagaggttcCCACTGGCCCGCAGCCCTGTAACCAGGACAAGAGCTCTAGTCCACACCCAGGGGAACCTGAGCCCCCAGAGATTAAAGAGGAGCAAGAAGAACACGAGGAAGAAGAGCAGGAGAAACACTGCAGCAGTCAGGAGGGAGAGCGGCTTGAACTGAAGCAGGAGATTGATAGCTTCGTTTTTAACCCTTCTTATGAGGAAAGCGACCAAagtgaaccagaactgaatGCTTATAACGAGGTTATCTCCTCCAGCTCACAAGTCGCTGAGAGTCAAGATCAGAAAGGAGACAAGTGTGGAGAGTTTGAATCAGAAAGTAACGAAGAGCAACAACCAGAGACAAGCTTAGGTTACAGCTACAATGAGTACAACCTTGACATGTCTGAGATTAACCCTGATACCCACATGGGTAAGAAGACTTTCCAATGTGACACATGTGAAAAAGAGTTTACCTGTAAATCCAAATTGCAGAGACACCAGAGAACCCACACAGGGGAGAAACCATACCTGTGTAACACATGCGGTAAAGGATTCTGTGATGTTTCAGTGTTGAGGAGGCACATGAGTGTCCACACAGGGGAGAAGCCGTGCTTTTGCCCCACCTGTGGTAAAAGATTCAGTGACCTCTCTGTGTTAAGAAGACACATGAGTATCCACACGGGTGAGAAGCCGTTTACCTGCAAGATATGTGGGAAAGATTTCAGACTAAGCAGTGTCTTGAAAGTCCACATGAGAACCCACACGGGGGAGAAGCCGCACATTTGCAAGACCTGTGGTAAAAGGTTCTGCGAGCTCTCGGTTTTAGTGAAACACATGCGAGTCCACACAGGTGAGAAGCCCTTTACCTGCAAAACATGCGGGAAAGATTTCAGACAGAGCAGTTACTTGATAGTCCACATGAGGACCCACACGGGAGAGAAACCATACACTTGTAAGACCTGCGACAAAAGATTCAGTGACATTTCAGTGTTAATCAGGCATATGAAAACCCACACAGGTGAGAAACCGCACCTCTGTAAGACCTGTGGTAAATGCTTCAGTGACCTCTCcgtgttaaaaacacacatgagtATCCACACAGGTGAGAAGCCGTTCACATGTCGAATATGTGGGAAAGATTTTAGACTTCGGTGTGTTTTGAAAGTCCACATGAGAACCCACACGGGTGAAAAACCGCACCTCTGCAAGACCTGCAGTAAAACATTCAGTGATCTCTCAGTACTGAGGAGGCACATGAGTATCCACACAGGGGAGAAGCCGTTTGTCTGCCAAATATGCGGGAGAGCTTTCCGACATAACAGTTACCTGACAGTCCACATGAGGACGCACTCAGAGGAGAGGCCGTTCGTCTGCAAGACATGTGGAAGAGATTTCAGACACATGAATTCCTTGGTGaaccacatgaaaacacacactgagtag